CTTTTCCTGTTCCGCAAGATCCCGAAGGATTTCCGATGCGGCCGCATCCTTGGCGGTGGCTGCGGCATTGCGGTACAGGTCGTAAGCTCGGTATTCAATGTCCAGAGCCAGTTCGGCAAAGGCATAGCACGAAGACACGGGAAGGCTTTGCATCTTCTTGACGGCTTCCTCCAACGATTCTCCCCCTTCCAGAATGGTTCCAGAAAGGGACGCAAAAAGGTCGTCAAAAGGGGCCAAGGGCTCGTGGCGAGGGGATGCTTCCAGAAGGCGGTACACGGCCTGCGCATGGCGGCGTTCCCACTCAACGAGTTTTTGTGCCGTATCGGCCCACGCGAATTCCTGAGCTGAAGACAGCGTGTAAAAGCGAAAAGCGCCTTTTTCCAGATTCATGGCTTCCTGGAGCATATCGGCCAGGGAGGCCTTGTCGGCCAGAAGGCGCACTTTGGGAAAATCCAACAGCTCCTTCCCATCCCAGGCCATGTAGC
The sequence above is a segment of the Desulfosoma caldarium genome. Coding sequences within it:
- a CDS encoding rhodanese-like domain-containing protein, which translates into the protein MPQKSGTAQAVESLFIDELETYRAQHREKDYELIDVREPAEYAAGHIPGARLMPLSRFEKLMRELDPSKELLFYCASGGRSMAAALMAAESDLKPARVINLQGGYMAWDGKELLDFPKVRLLADKASLADMLQEAMNLEKGAFRFYTLSSAQEFAWADTAQKLVEWERRHAQAVYRLLEASPRHEPLAPFDDLFASLSGTILEGGESLEEAVKKMQSLPVSSCYAFAELALDIEYRAYDLYRNAAATAKDAAASEILRDLAEQEKAHLSFIAKVFAACSGEAS